In the genome of Bacillus sp. Marseille-P3661, one region contains:
- a CDS encoding glycine/sarcosine/betaine reductase component B subunit produces MKLKQYQYPVTSIDWGETTNYQFGTLSINYDDLMKELSQKGDLDQVVITDIELVLPGTNTRVVNIFDVLPAQARLGENSVNYPGVLGPAQTVGDGDSAALENFAVLAISSIEERDNKLLDMAGIGATLTPYSEFFHVAFRAEPKKEISQAVYYLALKKIGLRIGSYLARTAATSQQCPITKTYSLETGDYKLPNAAYVFMIASHQKSETGEPILYGDDVSGLLPTILHPNEVLDGAVIAPFWNLGIDTYTFINNPVLLELYDRHGKDINFTGVVICVAHITREKRARTATMISNLVHEILNSDIAVLTKLGGGIPESDLMAAIELLEENGVSTSSVIWSTMGNGTIKDSLSAHSDAANALASAGIFDETVELPGQEIVVGGTNVDHLISEQSGNYHDAHEPILVHYRHICGAISQLGASKVGMIEV; encoded by the coding sequence ATGAAACTCAAGCAATATCAATATCCTGTTACATCGATAGACTGGGGAGAAACGACTAACTATCAGTTTGGTACGCTTTCAATTAATTATGATGATCTAATGAAGGAATTAAGTCAAAAAGGCGACCTCGATCAGGTTGTAATAACAGATATTGAGTTAGTTCTTCCAGGTACAAATACGCGGGTAGTTAATATATTTGATGTGTTACCTGCTCAGGCCCGGTTAGGTGAGAATTCAGTCAACTATCCTGGAGTGCTTGGGCCAGCCCAAACAGTTGGTGATGGTGATTCTGCTGCATTAGAAAATTTCGCTGTGCTTGCTATTTCATCAATTGAAGAGCGTGACAATAAGCTGTTAGATATGGCTGGAATTGGTGCTACGTTAACACCATATTCTGAATTTTTTCATGTAGCATTCCGAGCAGAGCCAAAAAAAGAAATAAGTCAAGCAGTTTACTATCTAGCGCTAAAAAAAATAGGATTACGAATAGGAAGTTATTTAGCTAGAACTGCTGCAACTTCTCAACAATGTCCAATAACAAAAACCTATTCTCTGGAAACGGGTGACTATAAATTACCCAATGCTGCTTATGTTTTTATGATTGCATCGCATCAAAAATCAGAGACAGGCGAACCGATCTTGTATGGTGATGATGTTTCAGGGCTGCTACCGACAATTTTACATCCCAATGAGGTATTGGACGGCGCGGTAATTGCTCCATTTTGGAACTTAGGTATAGATACGTATACATTTATAAATAATCCTGTTTTGTTGGAGCTATACGATCGACATGGTAAAGATATTAACTTCACTGGAGTTGTCATTTGTGTTGCACATATAACGCGTGAAAAGAGAGCCCGAACGGCAACGATGATTTCAAATCTTGTTCATGAAATATTAAATTCGGACATAGCTGTCTTAACAAAGTTAGGTGGCGGAATACCGGAATCTGATTTGATGGCTGCTATCGAATTACTTGAAGAAAACGGAGTTAGTACATCTTCAGTTATTTGGTCTACGATGGGAAATGGTACAATCAAAGATTCGTTGTCAGCCCATTCAGATGCGGCTAATGCCTTAGCATCGGCAGGTATTTTCGATGAAACGGTTGAGCTGCCAGGACAGGAAATTGTTGTTGGTGGAACGAACGTCGATCATCTTATAAGTGAACAAAGTGGAAACTATCATGATGCACATGAGCCTATTCTAGTACATTATCGCCATATTTGTGGGGCTATTAGTCAATTAGGAGCTTCGAAGGTAGGAATGATTGAAGTTTAG
- a CDS encoding amidohydrolase family protein: MSNTTPDNTPKLIDTDVHNSLGSRAELLPYLPKVWHKQWLDTGENVSGYYSQIGQRRKDAYTPSGGNPGSDPHFLLEHHVDKYNIDYAILTHSTLTLGLCVHYDPDYANGVISAHNDHMVEQWLSVSPKYKGSILINPSDPEAAVKEIERMAKHPDMIQVMMASASPKLYGQRFYHPIYEAAERNGLPVGLHPGMEGSTLTGAPTPSGFPTRYFEYHNLLPTNFMAQVNSFVCEGVFEKFPNLTVVAIEGGISWLPHLMWRMDKNYKALRDTVPWLKKKPSEYIKKHIRLTTQPIEEPENPLHLRQIFEMCDAEDIIMFSSDYPHWDFDHPGMVLNHLPREMRDKIKAKNAIDLYGLNQKVSENTTV; this comes from the coding sequence ATGTCAAATACAACACCTGATAATACACCAAAATTAATTGATACAGATGTACATAATTCATTGGGAAGTCGTGCAGAACTACTTCCTTACTTACCAAAAGTTTGGCATAAGCAATGGCTAGATACTGGTGAGAATGTAAGTGGCTACTATAGTCAAATTGGGCAACGAAGAAAAGATGCCTATACACCAAGTGGTGGAAACCCGGGTAGTGACCCTCATTTTCTACTAGAACACCATGTGGACAAATACAATATCGACTATGCAATCCTAACACATTCAACACTTACTTTAGGACTTTGTGTCCACTATGACCCTGATTATGCAAATGGAGTAATTTCAGCACATAATGACCACATGGTAGAACAATGGTTAAGCGTTAGCCCTAAATATAAAGGTAGTATTTTAATAAATCCGAGTGATCCTGAAGCGGCTGTGAAGGAAATTGAAAGAATGGCTAAGCATCCTGATATGATTCAGGTGATGATGGCTAGTGCCTCACCGAAGTTATATGGTCAAAGATTTTATCATCCTATTTATGAAGCAGCCGAACGAAACGGATTGCCTGTAGGCTTACATCCAGGTATGGAAGGTAGCACACTCACTGGAGCTCCGACACCATCCGGATTCCCAACTCGATATTTTGAATACCATAACCTGCTTCCAACTAATTTTATGGCACAGGTAAATAGCTTTGTATGTGAAGGTGTTTTTGAAAAATTCCCTAACCTAACTGTTGTAGCAATTGAAGGAGGAATAAGTTGGTTGCCGCATTTAATGTGGCGCATGGATAAAAATTATAAGGCGTTGCGTGATACGGTGCCATGGTTAAAGAAAAAGCCATCAGAATATATTAAAAAGCACATTCGATTAACAACACAGCCAATTGAAGAACCTGAGAATCCTCTTCACTTAAGGCAGATTTTTGAAATGTGTGATGCAGAAGATATTATTATGTTTTCATCTGACTATCCTCATTGGGATTTCGATCATCCTGGTATGGTGTTAAATCATTTGCCAAGGGAAATGCGCGATAAAATAAAGGCTAAAAACGCCATTGATCTTTACGGTCTTAATCAGAAAGTAAGTGAAAATACCACTGTCTAA
- a CDS encoding VOC family protein has translation MIIDRIDHIVLTVKDVERTVDFYSNVLGMEVQVYGGKWKTMAFGQQRINLHELGSEVPIRAQNPTPGSADICLIASTPIEEVIQHVKAKGVEIEEGPIMRAGALGQLESIYFRDPDNNLVEVSNYPK, from the coding sequence ATGATAATCGACCGAATTGACCATATCGTTTTAACAGTTAAAGATGTTGAGAGAACAGTAGACTTTTACAGCAATGTTTTAGGTATGGAAGTTCAAGTATATGGTGGGAAGTGGAAGACGATGGCTTTTGGGCAGCAACGGATCAATCTCCATGAACTTGGCAGTGAAGTACCGATAAGGGCGCAAAATCCTACACCTGGCTCTGCGGATATTTGTTTAATCGCATCAACTCCTATTGAAGAAGTAATACAACATGTTAAAGCTAAAGGTGTTGAAATAGAAGAAGGACCAATTATGAGAGCTGGAGCATTAGGACAGCTAGAATCCATTTATTTCCGTGACCCTGATAATAATTTGGTAGAAGTTTCAAATTATCCTAAATAA
- a CDS encoding CdaR family transcriptional regulator — MKINHDIAIPIVQKLMTMMNYNINIMDDRGIIVASTDENRIDSIHEGALKILQSKQPLIIYNEDTKLFSGTKAGVNLPIEFLGDILGVVGITGDPHELMQLTQMTKITVELMLQQEYMQKQTQFKQQLLYSWVMELISPDTLDEKRLRRHANHFLHIDLTKDCSVLLIELKDLECSSNLDDFIKKNEQKTAMLQRIKDMLPENTLLTLIEDSLVFIGLSLETIEVELEIAEKVHRLLNDKYKDAFLTHIGIGNRYKDIEGFRRSYMEARQSITLMNKFEKHAAISHIKEWGLIRIIDQLPSGIREELLTQYPVDKLPSDLIKTLEVLFENDHNLATTAKQLHIHRNTLTYRLECITQLTQLNPKSVKDSTILLILTILNNLEK, encoded by the coding sequence ATGAAAATTAACCATGATATTGCAATCCCGATCGTTCAAAAACTTATGACCATGATGAATTACAATATTAATATCATGGATGATCGTGGCATTATCGTTGCCAGCACTGATGAAAATCGAATAGACAGTATTCATGAAGGAGCTTTAAAGATTCTTCAGTCGAAACAACCTTTAATCATATATAACGAAGATACAAAACTATTTTCCGGTACAAAAGCAGGCGTTAATTTGCCAATAGAATTTTTGGGTGACATTCTTGGTGTGGTAGGGATAACAGGGGATCCTCATGAGTTGATGCAATTAACTCAAATGACAAAGATAACTGTAGAGCTAATGCTGCAACAAGAATATATGCAAAAGCAAACACAATTTAAACAGCAGCTTTTGTACTCATGGGTAATGGAGCTTATTAGTCCTGATACATTAGATGAAAAAAGACTTAGAAGACATGCCAATCACTTTTTACATATAGATTTAACAAAGGACTGCAGTGTGCTTTTAATAGAATTAAAGGATTTAGAATGTTCCTCCAACTTAGATGATTTTATTAAGAAAAATGAACAGAAAACAGCAATGCTGCAAAGAATTAAGGATATGCTGCCAGAAAATACACTTCTTACTTTAATCGAAGATAGTTTAGTGTTTATTGGGTTGTCTTTAGAAACAATTGAGGTAGAGTTGGAAATTGCTGAGAAAGTACATCGATTGTTAAATGACAAATATAAAGACGCCTTCTTAACTCATATAGGAATTGGTAATAGATATAAAGATATAGAAGGATTTCGTCGCTCCTATATGGAGGCGAGACAAAGTATAACCTTAATGAATAAGTTTGAAAAACATGCTGCTATTAGTCATATTAAAGAATGGGGCTTAATTAGGATTATTGACCAGCTTCCATCTGGAATAAGGGAAGAACTTTTAACACAATATCCTGTTGATAAGTTACCTTCAGATCTAATTAAGACATTAGAAGTTCTTTTTGAAAATGATCATAATTTAGCTACAACCGCCAAACAGTTACACATACACCGTAATACATTAACATATCGCTTAGAATGTATTACACAATTAACACAGCTTAACCCAAAGTCAGTTAAAGATTCAACAATCTTATTAATTCTAACGATTCTAAATAATTTAGAAAAATAA
- a CDS encoding zinc-dependent alcohol dehydrogenase, whose amino-acid sequence MNSQKVMAAVQVGHKQTEVQAFNIPDIPDDAGLLKVEISGVCGSDWPDYKKDEGPRILGHEVVGYIEKVGKYAQERWGVKEGDRVALEEYLPCGHCRRCRTGEFRLCSATDKWNGGIRFGFTGTSEQPSLWGGYSQYLYLHPNSVFHKVPDHVPANQAALALPLGNGIEWTINEGGAGPGKTVLIQGPGQQGLSCVLAAKQAGADTIIVSGLTADKDRFEVAKKFGADYTIDVQKDDLVDKVSEITNGEMVDLVIDVAAGGPATVTLAMEVVKIRGTIIIGGKKHQEIPGFFSDKLMSKCITMKGVRGHSYESVERAIALIASEKYPLHEMCTHDFGLNEVDLALKTVGGEGVSGAIHVSVDPWK is encoded by the coding sequence ATGAATAGCCAAAAGGTCATGGCCGCTGTACAGGTTGGTCATAAACAAACAGAAGTACAAGCTTTCAATATTCCTGATATCCCAGACGATGCAGGATTGCTCAAGGTTGAAATATCAGGTGTATGCGGTAGTGATTGGCCGGATTATAAAAAGGATGAGGGGCCGCGTATATTAGGACATGAAGTTGTTGGTTATATAGAAAAGGTTGGTAAGTATGCTCAAGAGCGCTGGGGTGTAAAAGAAGGTGACCGCGTAGCGTTAGAGGAATATTTGCCATGTGGTCATTGTCGCCGCTGCAGAACGGGTGAATTTCGTTTATGTTCGGCTACAGATAAATGGAATGGCGGAATTCGATTTGGTTTTACAGGGACTTCAGAACAGCCTTCACTTTGGGGCGGTTATAGCCAATATTTATATTTACATCCCAATTCAGTTTTTCATAAGGTACCAGACCATGTTCCAGCTAATCAAGCAGCACTAGCCTTGCCATTAGGTAATGGCATTGAGTGGACAATTAATGAGGGCGGTGCAGGGCCTGGGAAAACCGTATTAATTCAAGGTCCAGGACAACAAGGACTAAGCTGCGTGCTCGCCGCGAAACAAGCAGGTGCCGATACAATTATTGTTAGTGGCTTGACAGCAGATAAGGACCGATTTGAAGTTGCCAAAAAATTCGGTGCCGATTATACAATTGATGTTCAAAAAGATGATCTTGTCGATAAAGTCTCCGAGATTACGAACGGTGAAATGGTTGATCTTGTTATTGATGTAGCTGCTGGTGGTCCTGCAACAGTAACGTTAGCAATGGAAGTAGTAAAAATAAGAGGTACGATTATTATCGGCGGAAAGAAACATCAGGAAATTCCAGGGTTTTTTAGCGATAAATTAATGTCTAAGTGTATCACAATGAAAGGTGTTCGTGGTCATAGCTACGAATCAGTCGAGCGTGCAATTGCTCTGATTGCATCAGAAAAGTATCCATTACATGAAATGTGTACACATGATTTTGGTTTAAATGAGGTTGATTTAGCATTGAAAACGGTCGGCGGAGAAGGTGTAAGTGGAGCAATTCATGTTAGTGTAGATCCATGGAAGTAA